The genomic window atgccCCATTTGGTAGATACACATTTTAAGGGCAGATTTGTGCGTAATATCACCGTACCGTTAAAACATCCCCTGGTGGGTGacccctttcctcttttttaggAACCTGCTTTTCcgaaatttttcaaaaaagacGAATATGTTAAGACGTTTAAAGTGCCGAAATTCATTTCGAAGGGTAATAactgaagaaagaaaaaataacacccgttattttccctatataaaaaaaattaaacaataaCCCGTATTATGCGTCACCTTTTTGCCCTTTCAGAGCCCGTCCTCTTCAACACAAACAAGGGAGAAATAATCAGCTTCCTCGTTTGCTTCTTCATCGGTGCGCGATGGATTTTTTATAAAGACTTTATCACCCACAATGTGTTGGCCGTGTCCTTCTGCTTCCAAGTAAGATATTTCTCTTCTGAGAATGACTTTGTTGTTGTATGAATTTACCATTTTGTGGTGCACATGgagaagaatatataaaattttttttttttctccccttttaaaGGCCATATCGCTAGTCATCCTGAGCAACTTTTTAATTGGATTCCTGCTACTCGTAAGTttgaaggaataaaagacaGTCCTCCTTTTGCAAATCCCCCATGTCGTTACCGCTATGCATGCGTCGGGGAGGGAGAACTGTCCACATTATAATATATGCCCACCCACCAACATTTTCATACACTTGATtatgtcccttttttcccctcttttcctGCGCCCCCTTCCGAACAGTCCGGACTCTTCGTGTATGACATATTCTGGGTTTTTGGAAACGATGTTATGGTGACCGTTGCGAaggtgaggaagaaaaaaataaacaagcCATTTGTTCTAGCCCAACTGATGGATTACATCTTATAACTGAGTGAATACACCCACGGATGTAGTGGACTTGACCCCAAATGccaaaaattttatccttctCTTTACATTATATGATTTACCTCCCCCCCGCAGTCATTCGAAGCACCCGTAAAACTCCTTTTCCCAGTATCGAAAGACCCAGTACATTACAGCATGCTAGGATTAGGGGACATCATCATCCCCGGTATCGTAATATCCCTGTGTCTACGTTTCGACTATTACCTACacagaaataaaatacacaaagggaatttcaaaaaaatgtttaacgACATATCAATTCATGAAACCTTCAAgaaatattatttctatacCATTTCGGTTTTCTACCAATTAGGGTTGGTAGTGACATACTGTATGCTCTTCTACTTCGAGCATGCACAACCTGCTTTGTTGTACCTCGTGCCTGCCTGTATATTGGCAATAGTAGGGTGTTCCCTATTCAAAGGGGAATTTAAAATTATGGTGAAGTACCAGGAAATTACGGATAAAAGTACTGTTTCGGATGacgggaagaagaaagtcgCTGATAAGGACGAAATGTACAAGAGTCAAGAGTCCATCTTATCTAATGCGAAGAAAAGAATTACGAATAAGTAGGTCTACTCCACTTTGGTCACTTCTTAATCTGTTTCTTTGTGTGTAAGTATCTCCCTGCGTATGTTCATGCATTTTTGTAttcatgtgtgtatttaCTTTTGTGCATATCTGCATGTGCGTTTGCACCAGGGTGTAGTTGTACATGTGCGTTCTTTACTATAAGGCTCTCATTACCTAGTCAGTAGAGCCCCATCTGAAGCATAGCATAacgtagtaaaaaaaaaaaaaaattcactcaGCCACGAGCTCGGCGAAAAGTGCGAAATTGAACAAGCGCGGAGCTCGAGCGGAAGACTGTTGCGCATGTTGCGCATGTTACGCGTGCTAGGCATACCGTGCGTGTTGTGTCGGTTAGGGGAAACTTCTTGCagattacataaaaaaatggtgataatgtttttttttaaaactccTCGTGTGAAAAGTTTTACTATGTGTTTATGTACacttatcctttttttttttttttttttttttgatatttttttagaGTTACagaattatttattaaaaaaaaaaaaacagtaatacgcattttaaaatgtgcactaTTGAATGCATACAAAGTTGTAACGTTTCTTTGATGCTGTCTTTGTAGTTCGTATTTAAGTGTATAGCGATTGGGGACAGCCAATTTGTTCAAAGAGAAGTCAGCGGTTGTTGCTTTTTCAGCACAATTGTACCCACGCGGAGTTCGGTTAATCCTTTTagataatttttatttacacaaAGGTGgatgtacctttttttttttttttttttttttttcaattaaaTGATATGACCTTTAAAAAaggatattttttcatttgtag from Plasmodium coatneyi strain Hackeri chromosome 12, complete sequence includes these protein-coding regions:
- a CDS encoding Signal peptide peptidase, which gives rise to MNLLKLISKNNKKMKNDSMGYSIAYYSSYVIILLTIVLSKFFVIPLMVQMFLYTFITIYIGSHDSLKQLEQVEDKNKKADNITAYDAIMFPIIGSGALLTLYFAYKFLDPYYVNMLLTVYLTLAGIFSLQGACANILEPAFPKFFKKDEYVKTFKVPKFISKEPVLFNTNKGEIISFLVCFFIGARWIFYKDFITHNVLAVSFCFQAISLVILSNFLIGFLLLSGLFVYDIFWVFGNDVMVTVAKSFEAPVKLLFPVSKDPVHYSMLGLGDIIIPGIVISLCLRFDYYLHRNKIHKGNFKKMFNDISIHETFKKYYFYTISVFYQLGLVVTYCMLFYFEHAQPALLYLVPACILAIVGCSLFKGEFKIMVKYQEITDKSTVSDDGKKKVADKDEMYKSQESILSNAKKRITNK